The Microbacterium paraoxydans genome includes a window with the following:
- a CDS encoding NUDIX hydrolase has translation MTARQVQLPPSAADAKWADKAVYAAGAVVWRLVDGKLRILLIHRTKYRDVTLPKGKVDPGEMLAETAVREVHEETGIRVALGVPVGISRYHLASRKQKVVHYWAAEATDAAIRASTFVPNREIAALEWVSVKKARAALSYPVDLEILDAFAALVDDGVLRTFPVIALRHAKALPRSEWDKADAARPLTDRGKRQAKAIVGPLRAFGVRKIVTSDAVRCVQTVTPLAKALDRKPVLTEKISQDAWEDGVADLRSVVGRRIRAGKPAVLCSHGPVLPALLSEIALATGTVHGSYVGSAADLETGAFSVVHVSATNPGSGIISIETHAPKV, from the coding sequence ATGACGGCGCGGCAGGTCCAGCTCCCGCCGTCCGCGGCCGACGCGAAGTGGGCGGACAAGGCCGTGTACGCGGCCGGCGCCGTCGTCTGGCGTCTGGTCGACGGCAAGCTGCGGATCCTGCTCATCCACCGCACGAAGTACCGCGACGTCACCCTGCCGAAGGGCAAGGTCGACCCGGGCGAGATGCTCGCGGAGACCGCCGTCCGTGAGGTGCACGAGGAGACCGGCATCCGCGTGGCCCTCGGCGTGCCGGTCGGGATCAGCCGCTATCACCTCGCGTCCCGCAAGCAGAAGGTGGTGCACTACTGGGCTGCCGAGGCGACGGACGCCGCGATCCGCGCGTCGACCTTCGTGCCCAACCGCGAGATCGCCGCCCTCGAGTGGGTCAGCGTGAAGAAGGCCCGTGCCGCGCTGAGCTACCCCGTCGACCTCGAGATCCTCGATGCGTTCGCGGCCCTCGTCGACGACGGCGTGCTGCGGACCTTCCCGGTGATCGCCCTCCGGCACGCGAAGGCCCTTCCCCGTTCGGAGTGGGACAAGGCGGACGCGGCCCGGCCGCTCACCGACCGCGGGAAGCGCCAGGCCAAGGCCATCGTCGGACCGCTCCGCGCTTTCGGCGTGCGCAAGATCGTCACCAGCGACGCGGTGCGCTGCGTGCAGACGGTCACGCCGCTCGCCAAGGCCCTGGACCGCAAGCCGGTCCTCACCGAGAAGATCAGCCAGGACGCCTGGGAGGACGGCGTCGCCGATCTCCGCTCCGTCGTCGGCCGCCGCATCCGCGCCGGCAAGCCCGCCGTGCTCTGCAGCCACGGCCCGGTGCTGCCTGCGCTCCTCTCGGAGATCGCCCTCGCGACCGGCACCGTGCACGGCTCGTACGTCGGCAGCGCCGCCGACCTGGAGACCGGCGCGTTCTCCGTGGTGCACGTCTCGGCGACCAATCCCGGCTCCGGCATCATCTCGATCGAGACCCACGCCCCCAAGGTCTGA
- a CDS encoding phosphate ABC transporter substrate-binding protein PstS, which produces MKISRIARIGAIGAVAALALAGCAANEGGTGGSSEEPSESTLSGTIDATGASSQTAAQEAWVAAFQTANPDVTVNYEPTGSGTGRENFLEGGSNFIGSDRAFNDEELAAGGFGACTTDDIVEVPLYISPVAVAFNLEGIDTLNLDAATIAGIFAGTITNWNDEAIAALNDGVELPDLAISPVHRSDPSGTQETFAKYLSATAPDVWTYEVSDEWPIQGGEAAQGTSGVKQALTAGNGAIGFLDASQADGLGQVAVGVGEDFVSYSAEAAAKLVEGSPLAEGRGEGDLVFDVDPAAAADGAYPIALVSYLIGCEQYEDSNVAELVKEYFTYIASAEGQDAAAENAGSAPISDGLREQVQAAIDLIQVG; this is translated from the coding sequence GTGAAGATCTCCCGAATCGCACGAATCGGCGCCATCGGCGCCGTCGCCGCTCTCGCCCTCGCCGGCTGTGCCGCGAACGAAGGCGGAACCGGCGGCTCCAGCGAAGAGCCCTCGGAGTCCACGCTCTCCGGCACGATCGACGCGACCGGCGCGTCCTCGCAGACCGCAGCCCAGGAGGCCTGGGTCGCCGCCTTCCAGACCGCCAACCCCGACGTGACGGTCAACTACGAGCCCACCGGCTCGGGCACCGGCCGCGAGAACTTCCTCGAGGGCGGCAGCAACTTCATCGGCTCGGACCGCGCGTTCAACGACGAGGAGCTCGCCGCCGGCGGCTTCGGCGCCTGCACCACCGACGACATCGTCGAGGTCCCCCTCTACATCTCCCCCGTCGCCGTCGCGTTCAACCTCGAGGGCATCGACACGCTGAACCTCGACGCCGCCACGATCGCAGGCATCTTCGCCGGCACGATCACCAACTGGAACGACGAGGCCATCGCCGCCCTGAACGACGGCGTCGAGCTCCCCGACCTGGCGATCTCGCCGGTGCACCGCTCCGACCCCTCGGGCACGCAGGAGACGTTCGCCAAGTACCTCAGCGCGACGGCCCCCGACGTCTGGACCTACGAGGTCTCCGACGAGTGGCCGATCCAGGGTGGCGAGGCCGCTCAGGGCACCTCGGGCGTGAAGCAGGCCCTCACCGCCGGCAACGGCGCGATCGGCTTCCTCGACGCATCCCAGGCGGACGGCCTCGGCCAGGTCGCCGTGGGCGTCGGCGAGGACTTCGTCTCCTACTCGGCCGAGGCCGCCGCGAAGCTCGTCGAGGGCTCGCCGCTCGCCGAGGGCCGTGGTGAGGGCGACCTCGTCTTCGACGTCGACCCGGCCGCTGCTGCGGACGGCGCCTACCCGATCGCCCTGGTCAGCTACCTCATCGGCTGCGAGCAGTACGAGGACAGCAACGTCGCGGAGCTCGTGAAGGAGTACTTCACGTACATCGCGAGCGCCGAGGGCCAGGACGCCGCCGCCGAGAACGCCGGCAGCGCCCCGATCTCGGACGGCCTGCGCGAGCAGGTCCAGGCCGCGATCGACCTCATCCAGGTCGGCTGA
- the pstC gene encoding phosphate ABC transporter permease subunit PstC, whose translation MSTTAQEPTTAPAPTPAPPTPIKAKQRLGDRVFSGTALAAGIIILIVLALVAAFLIIQSLPAFQLDTSDNHILRGESFWVYVWPLVFGTLWASFIALLIAAPIAIGIALFISHYAHRRLASFLGYIIDLLAAVPSVVFGLWGGLVLAPMLQPIYVWLNENASWVPFFGGQVSATGKTILTAALVLAVMCIPIMTAICREVFLQTPKLHEEAALALGSTRWEMVRMAVLPFARGGMVSAAMLALGRALGETMAVTMVLSPSAVVSFLVLTATNPTPIPANIALAFPEAHGTGVNTLIATGLILFVVTFAVNALARWIVARRAEFSGAN comes from the coding sequence ATGAGCACGACCGCGCAGGAGCCGACAACGGCACCGGCACCGACACCGGCGCCGCCCACACCGATCAAGGCCAAGCAGCGCCTCGGCGACCGGGTCTTCTCCGGCACGGCGCTGGCCGCCGGCATCATCATCCTGATCGTGCTGGCGCTCGTCGCCGCCTTCCTCATCATCCAGAGCCTGCCGGCGTTCCAGCTCGACACCTCCGACAACCACATCCTCCGGGGCGAGTCGTTCTGGGTGTACGTCTGGCCGCTCGTCTTCGGCACCCTCTGGGCCTCGTTCATCGCCCTGCTGATCGCCGCCCCCATCGCCATCGGCATCGCGCTCTTCATCTCGCACTACGCCCACCGGCGGCTCGCGTCGTTCCTCGGCTACATCATCGACCTGCTCGCCGCGGTGCCCTCCGTGGTGTTCGGCCTCTGGGGCGGCCTCGTGCTCGCCCCCATGCTCCAGCCGATCTACGTGTGGCTCAACGAGAACGCCTCGTGGGTGCCGTTCTTCGGCGGCCAGGTCTCCGCGACGGGCAAGACCATCCTCACCGCCGCCCTCGTCCTCGCCGTGATGTGCATCCCGATCATGACCGCCATCTGCCGCGAGGTCTTCCTGCAGACCCCCAAGCTCCACGAGGAGGCGGCCCTCGCCCTCGGCTCCACGCGCTGGGAGATGGTCCGCATGGCCGTGCTCCCCTTCGCGCGCGGCGGCATGGTGTCGGCGGCGATGCTGGCCCTCGGCCGCGCGCTCGGCGAGACGATGGCCGTGACGATGGTGCTCTCCCCCTCGGCGGTCGTCAGCTTCCTCGTGCTCACCGCCACGAACCCCACGCCGATCCCCGCGAACATCGCCCTCGCCTTCCCGGAGGCGCACGGCACCGGTGTGAACACCCTGATCGCGACCGGCCTCATCCTCTTCGTCGTGACCTTCGCGGTCAACGCGCTGGCGCGCTGGATCGTCGCCCGCCGCGCCGAGTTCTCGGGAGCGAACTGA
- the pstA gene encoding phosphate ABC transporter permease PstA — protein sequence MTALTSAPPAASTTALTSGRLPKWAPWALLGVSFVVSAAVFGVAAAGSDTPLADFNIAGTVVVGILLYMVIITVISSIAESRRKAVDRLMTALVATAFLIALLPLISLLWTVVANGLERFDAEFFTYSMRNVVGEGGGIVHAIWGTVLITLTATIISVPVGLMTSIYLVEYGRGKIAKAITFFVDVMTGIPSIVAGLFIYAVFALLIRPGISMGFMGALALAVLMTPVVVRGSEELLRIVPNELREASYALGVPKWLTILKVVLPTSIAGIMTSVMLAISRVIGETAPLLLTAGFTQSLNTNIFDGQMMTLPVFAYNQYMNQGTSPDAAVARAWAAALTLILIVMVLNLLARLIAKLFAPKVNGR from the coding sequence ATGACCGCCCTCACCAGCGCTCCGCCCGCCGCGAGCACCACCGCCCTCACCTCCGGCCGCCTGCCGAAGTGGGCTCCGTGGGCCCTCCTCGGCGTCTCGTTCGTCGTGTCCGCCGCCGTCTTCGGTGTCGCCGCCGCCGGCTCGGACACCCCGCTCGCCGACTTCAACATCGCGGGCACCGTCGTCGTCGGCATCCTGCTCTACATGGTGATCATCACGGTGATCTCGTCGATCGCGGAGAGCCGTCGCAAGGCCGTCGACCGCCTGATGACGGCCCTCGTCGCCACGGCCTTCCTCATCGCCCTGCTGCCGCTGATCTCCCTGCTGTGGACCGTGGTGGCGAACGGCCTCGAGCGCTTCGACGCCGAGTTCTTCACCTACTCGATGCGCAACGTCGTCGGTGAAGGCGGCGGTATCGTGCACGCCATCTGGGGCACGGTCCTCATCACGCTGACGGCCACGATCATCTCGGTCCCGGTCGGTCTGATGACCTCGATCTACCTGGTCGAGTACGGCCGCGGCAAGATCGCCAAGGCCATCACGTTCTTCGTCGACGTGATGACGGGCATCCCCTCGATCGTCGCCGGTCTGTTCATCTACGCGGTGTTCGCCCTCCTGATCCGTCCCGGGATCTCCATGGGCTTCATGGGCGCTCTCGCCCTCGCCGTGCTGATGACGCCTGTCGTGGTGCGCGGCAGCGAGGAGCTGCTCCGGATCGTCCCGAACGAGCTGCGCGAGGCCTCCTACGCCCTGGGCGTGCCGAAGTGGCTCACGATCCTCAAGGTCGTCCTGCCCACCTCGATCGCCGGCATCATGACCTCGGTCATGCTCGCCATCTCCCGCGTGATCGGCGAGACCGCCCCGCTGCTGCTCACCGCCGGCTTCACGCAGAGCCTCAACACGAACATCTTCGACGGCCAGATGATGACCCTCCCGGTGTTCGCCTACAACCAGTACATGAACCAGGGCACGAGCCCGGACGCCGCCGTCGCGCGCGCCTGGGCCGCCGCCCTCACCCTCATCCTCATCGTCATGGTGCTGAACCTGCTCGCCCGCCTGATCGCGAAGCTGTTCGCCCCGAAAGTCAACGGCCGCTGA
- the pstB gene encoding phosphate ABC transporter ATP-binding protein PstB has translation MSKSIEVNDLNVYYGNFLAVEGVSLDIQPRSVTAFIGPSGCGKSTFLRTLNRMHEVIPGARVEGEVLLDGKDLYGAGVDPVLVRRQVGMVFQRPNPFPTMSIKENVLAGVKLNNKRMSKSEQDDLVEKSLTGANLWNEVKDRLDRPGSGLSGGQQQRLCIARAIAVSPEVLLMDEPCSALDPISTYAIEELIGELKNEFTIVIVTHNMQQASRVSDKTAFFNIAGTGKPGKLIEYDDTTSIFTTPSVQATEDYVSGRFG, from the coding sequence GTGTCCAAGAGCATCGAAGTCAACGACCTCAACGTCTACTACGGCAACTTCCTCGCGGTCGAAGGCGTCTCCCTCGACATCCAGCCGCGCAGTGTCACGGCCTTCATCGGCCCGTCGGGCTGCGGCAAGTCCACCTTCCTCCGCACCCTGAACCGCATGCACGAGGTGATCCCCGGCGCCCGCGTCGAGGGCGAGGTGCTGCTCGACGGCAAGGACCTCTACGGCGCCGGCGTGGACCCGGTGCTCGTGCGTCGCCAGGTCGGCATGGTGTTCCAGCGGCCGAACCCGTTCCCCACGATGTCGATCAAGGAGAACGTGCTCGCCGGCGTGAAGCTCAACAACAAGCGCATGTCGAAGAGCGAGCAGGACGACCTCGTCGAGAAGTCGCTCACCGGCGCGAACCTGTGGAACGAGGTCAAGGACCGCCTCGACCGTCCGGGCTCCGGGCTCTCGGGCGGCCAGCAGCAGCGTCTCTGCATCGCCCGCGCGATCGCCGTCTCCCCGGAGGTGCTGTTGATGGACGAGCCGTGCTCCGCCCTCGACCCCATCTCGACCTACGCGATCGAGGAGCTGATCGGCGAGCTCAAGAACGAGTTCACGATCGTCATCGTGACGCACAACATGCAGCAGGCGAGCCGGGTCTCCGACAAGACCGCGTTCTTCAACATCGCCGGCACCGGCAAGCCCGGAAAACTCATCGAGTACGACGACACCACGAGCATCTTCACCACCCCGTCAGTGCAGGCCACCGAGGACTACGTCTCCGGCCGTTTCGGCTGA
- a CDS encoding aminodeoxychorismate lyase produces the protein MTRRFALMIDPVAADEQRADYADTFTQVDAAAPALSVGELSTQRGDGVFESIGVVDGHAQEVVPHLERLAHSARLCDLPVPNQEQWRRAIQQAAAQLGAGESVIKLILSRGVEHGPTPTAWVTAAPAADFAAVRRNGVKVVTLDRGYDLGAAERAPWLLLGAKTLSYAVNMAALREAKRRGADDAIFLSSDGFVLEAPTASLILRFGDRFTTPAPNGGILHGTTQLSVYDHLLARGFEVGYDRIPAADLTRADAAWLVSSVRLATAITAIDGTPVAVDTSLTDDLNAYLLSPRD, from the coding sequence ATGACCCGTCGCTTCGCCCTCATGATCGATCCCGTCGCCGCCGACGAGCAGCGTGCCGACTACGCCGACACGTTCACGCAGGTGGACGCCGCGGCCCCCGCCCTCAGTGTCGGCGAGCTGAGCACGCAACGGGGCGACGGCGTGTTCGAGTCCATCGGGGTCGTCGACGGACATGCGCAGGAGGTCGTCCCGCATCTGGAACGCCTTGCGCATTCGGCGCGACTCTGCGACCTCCCGGTGCCGAACCAGGAGCAGTGGCGGCGGGCGATCCAGCAGGCCGCCGCACAGCTCGGGGCGGGGGAGTCGGTCATCAAGCTGATCCTCAGTCGCGGCGTCGAGCACGGGCCGACGCCGACCGCCTGGGTCACGGCGGCTCCGGCGGCGGACTTCGCGGCCGTACGGCGGAACGGTGTCAAGGTCGTCACCCTCGACCGCGGATACGACCTCGGCGCAGCGGAACGGGCGCCCTGGCTGCTGCTCGGCGCCAAGACGCTGTCCTACGCCGTGAACATGGCGGCCCTGCGCGAGGCCAAGCGCCGCGGAGCCGACGACGCGATCTTCCTGTCGAGCGACGGCTTCGTGCTGGAGGCTCCGACGGCCTCCCTCATCCTGCGCTTCGGCGACCGCTTCACGACCCCGGCCCCGAATGGCGGGATCCTGCATGGCACCACGCAGCTCAGCGTCTACGACCACCTTCTCGCGCGGGGCTTCGAGGTGGGGTACGACCGCATCCCCGCCGCCGATCTGACGCGGGCCGACGCCGCATGGCTCGTGTCGAGCGTGCGTCTCGCGACCGCCATCACCGCGATCGACGGCACGCCGGTCGCCGTGGACACCTCCCTCACGGACGACCTCAACGCCTACCTCCTCTCCCCGCGCGACTGA
- a CDS encoding anti-sigma factor codes for MNEKDFAELAAGAALHALSADDERRYRRALAEHPEWAAQDDTGTETAALLADGVAPVAPPAGIRAALLAQIAQTPQGGAADSSSDSGEPDGPADESPASGAAAPAPARRWTRLAFALAACLALLVGVGIGAVALNDQLNRPASVVALQEIESAGDAQKATVELDDGATATAHWSGSVGKAVLVTDGLPEVADGKTYELWFVRGEDPIAAGVFDVDDGEATALLEGEMQAGDAIAVTVEQEGGSPSGLPTTDPVIVIPTA; via the coding sequence ATGAACGAGAAGGACTTCGCGGAACTCGCAGCAGGGGCCGCGCTCCACGCGCTCTCGGCGGACGACGAGCGCCGGTACCGCCGTGCCCTCGCCGAGCACCCGGAGTGGGCGGCGCAGGACGACACCGGCACCGAGACGGCCGCTCTCCTCGCCGACGGCGTGGCCCCGGTCGCTCCGCCCGCCGGCATCCGTGCGGCTCTGCTCGCGCAGATCGCCCAGACTCCGCAGGGCGGCGCCGCGGACTCCTCGTCCGACTCGGGCGAGCCCGACGGACCCGCGGACGAGAGCCCTGCCTCCGGTGCCGCCGCTCCCGCTCCGGCTCGCCGCTGGACCCGGCTCGCTTTCGCGCTCGCCGCATGCCTCGCGCTCCTCGTGGGCGTCGGGATCGGTGCGGTCGCTCTGAACGACCAGCTGAACCGCCCGGCGAGTGTCGTCGCGCTGCAGGAGATCGAATCCGCGGGCGACGCGCAGAAGGCGACGGTCGAGCTCGACGACGGCGCGACGGCGACGGCGCACTGGTCGGGCTCGGTCGGCAAGGCCGTGCTCGTCACGGACGGACTGCCCGAGGTAGCGGACGGCAAGACCTATGAGCTGTGGTTCGTGCGCGGGGAGGATCCCATCGCCGCGGGTGTTTTCGACGTCGACGACGGAGAGGCCACCGCGCTCCTCGAGGGCGAGATGCAGGCGGGCGACGCCATCGCGGTCACGGTCGAGCAGGAGGGCGGATCGCCGTCCGGGCTGCCCACGACCGACCCGGTGATCGTCATCCCGACGGCCTGA
- the sigK gene encoding ECF RNA polymerase sigma factor SigK codes for MLMEMVIDGMDVPEDGTAPQDAVADLLVRVASGDQAAFATLYDSLSSRVFGLILRVLVNRAQSEEVLQEVFLEIWQSASRFAPNKGQGRTWVMTIAHRRAVDRVRASQSSADRDVRAGFKDLGVAHDSVAERVELGIEGERVVAALSGLPEAQREALVLAYYGGYSQNEIAALVGAPLGTIKTRMRDGLTRLRTAMGVTA; via the coding sequence ATGCTTATGGAGATGGTCATCGATGGGATGGACGTCCCCGAGGACGGGACGGCGCCGCAGGATGCTGTCGCCGACCTCCTCGTCCGCGTCGCCTCCGGTGATCAGGCTGCCTTCGCCACGCTGTACGACTCCCTCTCCTCCCGTGTGTTCGGCCTCATCCTGCGCGTCCTCGTGAACCGCGCGCAGAGCGAGGAAGTGCTGCAGGAGGTGTTCCTCGAGATCTGGCAATCCGCTTCCCGGTTCGCTCCGAACAAGGGACAGGGACGAACCTGGGTGATGACCATCGCGCATCGCCGGGCCGTGGATCGGGTGCGGGCTTCGCAGTCGAGTGCGGACCGGGACGTACGCGCGGGCTTCAAGGACCTCGGCGTCGCGCACGACAGCGTGGCGGAACGGGTGGAGCTGGGGATCGAGGGAGAGCGGGTCGTCGCGGCGCTGTCGGGGCTTCCGGAGGCGCAGCGGGAGGCGCTCGTCCTCGCCTACTACGGCGGTTACAGTCAGAACGAGATCGCGGCGCTCGTGGGAGCACCGCTGGGCACGATCAAGACACGGATGAGAGACGGGCTGACCCGGCTCCGCACGGCGATGGGGGTGACGGCATGA
- a CDS encoding cytochrome c biogenesis protein DipZ: MDLIIIGLLGGLITGISPCILPVLPVIFLTGGAQSASYEGEAVPAKRSRPYFVIAGLVLSFTLVTLAGSLLLGLLNLPQDIIRWVGIAVLVVIGVGLIVPRFQHILERPFQRFGQREVKNRGNGFGVGLALGAVFVPCAGPVLAAIIVAGSTGQIGVGTVLLTVSFAIGVAVPLLVFALAGRSVIERIRAFRTKERALRIAAGVAMIALAVGLVFNVPQALQRLLPDYTAPLQEQIADSEQVQDALDLGGLVNEENKDLDKCTNGATELESCGTAPSIKGIQQWLNTPDGEAIDLKDLRGQVVLIDFWAYSCINCQRSIPHVVAWDEAYRDAGLQVIGIHSPEYAFEKDPGNVAAGARDFGIEYPVALDNTLSTWTNYRNRYWPAHYLIDAEGTVRHISFGEGNYAATEAMIRELLQDADPDVELPAATDVKDETPEVGATTRETFLGSSKDVNYGGGDEYRRGDGSFRFPDDQPDDSFALDGDWTVDTQYVTPTAEDARIRLQYRAAEVRMVVAGSGEVVVTDADGNAQTIRIDGTPRSYGLLEQDDILKGTFTLEVPTGVEVYSFTFG, from the coding sequence ATGGACCTGATCATCATCGGCCTGCTCGGCGGGCTCATCACCGGCATCTCGCCGTGCATCCTGCCCGTGCTCCCGGTGATCTTCCTCACCGGCGGTGCCCAGTCGGCGTCCTACGAGGGGGAGGCGGTGCCGGCGAAGCGCAGCCGCCCCTACTTCGTCATCGCCGGCCTCGTGCTGAGCTTCACGCTCGTGACGCTCGCCGGGTCGCTCCTGCTGGGCCTGCTGAACCTGCCGCAGGACATCATCCGCTGGGTCGGCATCGCGGTGCTGGTCGTCATCGGGGTGGGACTCATCGTGCCGCGGTTCCAGCACATCCTGGAGCGGCCGTTCCAGCGCTTCGGACAGCGCGAGGTGAAGAACCGCGGCAACGGCTTCGGCGTCGGCCTTGCTCTCGGGGCCGTGTTCGTCCCCTGCGCGGGCCCGGTCCTCGCGGCCATCATCGTCGCCGGCTCCACAGGGCAGATCGGCGTGGGCACCGTGCTCCTCACCGTCTCCTTCGCGATCGGCGTCGCGGTGCCGCTGCTGGTCTTCGCACTCGCGGGTCGCAGCGTCATCGAGCGCATCCGGGCCTTCCGGACGAAGGAGCGCGCGCTGCGGATCGCCGCCGGCGTGGCGATGATCGCCCTCGCCGTGGGACTCGTCTTCAACGTGCCGCAGGCGCTGCAGCGTCTGCTCCCGGACTACACCGCGCCGCTGCAGGAGCAGATCGCCGACTCCGAGCAGGTGCAGGACGCCCTCGACCTCGGTGGCCTGGTGAACGAGGAGAACAAGGACCTCGACAAGTGCACGAACGGCGCGACCGAGCTGGAGTCCTGCGGGACGGCGCCCTCCATCAAGGGGATCCAGCAGTGGCTCAACACCCCGGACGGGGAGGCGATCGACCTGAAGGACCTGCGCGGACAGGTGGTCCTCATCGACTTCTGGGCGTACTCCTGCATCAACTGCCAGCGCTCCATCCCGCACGTCGTGGCCTGGGACGAGGCCTACCGGGACGCGGGGCTGCAGGTGATCGGCATCCACTCGCCCGAGTACGCGTTCGAGAAGGATCCGGGGAACGTCGCGGCGGGCGCGCGCGACTTCGGCATCGAGTACCCGGTCGCTCTCGACAACACCCTCTCCACCTGGACCAACTACCGCAACCGGTACTGGCCCGCGCACTACCTCATCGATGCGGAGGGGACCGTCCGCCACATCTCCTTCGGCGAGGGCAACTACGCCGCGACGGAGGCGATGATCCGGGAGCTGCTGCAGGACGCCGACCCCGACGTCGAGCTGCCCGCCGCCACGGACGTGAAGGACGAGACCCCCGAGGTGGGAGCCACGACCCGGGAGACCTTCCTCGGCTCCTCGAAGGACGTCAACTACGGCGGCGGCGACGAGTACCGCCGCGGCGACGGCAGCTTCCGCTTCCCCGATGACCAGCCCGACGACAGCTTCGCGCTGGACGGCGACTGGACCGTGGACACGCAGTACGTCACGCCGACCGCTGAGGACGCGCGGATCCGGCTGCAGTATCGCGCGGCCGAGGTGCGCATGGTCGTCGCGGGGTCGGGCGAGGTTGTGGTCACCGACGCCGACGGGAACGCGCAAACGATCCGGATCGACGGGACGCCACGCTCCTACGGCCTGCTCGAGCAGGACGACATCCTGAAGGGCACGTTCACGCTCGAGGTCCCCACCGGCGTCGAGGTGTATTCGTTCACATTCGGGTGA
- a CDS encoding fasciclin domain-containing protein has protein sequence MFSTKKKVTAAVTLGLASAFLLSACSMGSGTSTEESSEPTTPETSESTPMEMDPAANLVGPGCAAYAEEVPDGAGSIQGMSQDPVAVAASNNPMLTTLVSAVSGELNPDVNLVDTLNGDEFTVFAPVDDAFAKIDPATIETLKTDSDLLTSILTYHVVPGQIEPSDIEGMHTTVQGADLEVTGSGDEWMVNDANVICGGVQTANATVYLIDTVLMPPAE, from the coding sequence ATGTTCAGCACCAAGAAGAAGGTCACCGCAGCAGTCACCCTGGGTCTGGCGAGCGCATTCCTGCTCTCGGCATGTTCCATGGGCAGCGGAACGAGCACGGAGGAGTCGTCGGAGCCGACGACGCCGGAGACGTCGGAGTCGACGCCGATGGAGATGGACCCCGCGGCGAACCTCGTCGGCCCGGGCTGCGCAGCGTACGCGGAAGAGGTCCCGGACGGCGCCGGTTCCATCCAGGGCATGTCCCAGGACCCGGTGGCGGTCGCCGCCTCGAACAACCCCATGCTGACGACGCTCGTGTCGGCGGTGAGCGGTGAGCTGAACCCCGACGTGAACCTCGTCGACACGCTCAACGGCGACGAGTTCACCGTGTTCGCCCCGGTCGACGACGCCTTCGCGAAGATCGACCCCGCGACCATCGAGACGCTGAAGACCGACAGCGATCTGCTGACCTCGATCCTCACGTACCACGTGGTCCCCGGCCAGATCGAGCCGTCCGACATCGAGGGCATGCACACCACCGTCCAGGGCGCCGACCTCGAGGTGACCGGCAGCGGTGACGAGTGGATGGTCAACGACGCCAACGTCATCTGCGGCGGCGTGCAGACCGCGAACGCGACCGTGTACCTCATCGACACGGTCCTGATGCCCCCGGCTGAGTAA
- a CDS encoding type 1 glutamine amidotransferase domain-containing protein, with translation MTLTGNRVAFLATDGFEDSELTSPWEAVTTEGASATLIAPDGAAITGKNGHEQAVDLKAADASADQFDALVLPGGVVNADHLRMDQASIDLARAFFEQHKPVGVICHGAWILIEAGVVDGRTITSYPSLKTDLRNAGASWVDEEVVVDEGLVSSRTPDDLPAFNAKLVEEIGEGKHAGQTA, from the coding sequence ATGACTCTCACCGGAAACCGCGTGGCATTCCTGGCGACGGACGGCTTCGAGGACAGCGAGCTCACGAGCCCCTGGGAGGCGGTGACGACGGAAGGCGCGAGCGCCACGCTCATCGCCCCGGACGGAGCGGCGATCACCGGCAAGAACGGTCACGAACAGGCCGTCGACCTGAAGGCCGCGGACGCCAGCGCCGACCAGTTCGATGCACTCGTGCTGCCCGGCGGCGTGGTGAACGCCGACCACCTCCGCATGGATCAGGCCTCCATCGACCTGGCCCGCGCGTTCTTCGAGCAGCACAAGCCCGTGGGCGTGATCTGCCACGGCGCCTGGATCCTCATCGAGGCCGGTGTCGTCGACGGGCGGACCATCACGAGCTACCCGAGCCTGAAGACCGACCTCCGCAACGCCGGCGCGAGCTGGGTGGACGAGGAGGTCGTGGTCGACGAGGGTCTCGTGTCGAGCCGCACCCCCGATGACCTCCCGGCATTCAACGCCAAGCTCGTCGAGGAGATCGGCGAGGGCAAGCACGCAGGGCAGACCGCCTGA